The DNA segment TGGGCGGACGTGATCCGGAGGCTCAGGCCGTCGGAGCCGCGCAGTTCGGCCAGCGGTTTGTCCGACTGCCCCTCCTGGGCGCTGGGTCCGGCCCCGGCCGTCCTGGAGGCGGACGCCGTCTTCGCCGGCCGCTTGCCGTCGTCGCCGCCTTTGCCGCACCCGGCCGCACCCGCGGCCAGTGCGGCCGCGACGGCCAGGGCGACCATCCCTCTGCGGGTCTTCGCGGTGAGCCGCATGGTCATAGTCCGCTTCCTTCGTCACTCATCGTTCGCCAGTCGGTCGTTCGTCAGTCGGCCAGATGCACATCGAAGAGGTCCTCGGGCCCGGGAAGCCCCGCCGGGTCGTCCGGGTCCAGGTTCCACACCTTGTCCTTGCAGGTGAGCCGGGGCAGCTCCGGCTTCGCGGCGCCCCGCGCGGCACCGCCCCCGGCACCCTTCGGCGGCAGCTCGAAGGTGCACAGGGGCTCGATCTCGGCGGTGGCGGAGGCCGTCGAGCGGAACTTCTCCGTGCCGGGTACGACGGAGTGGCCGACGGACTTGTCGGTCCGCACCTCGGCCCGGTACTTCAGCGGGCCGTCCGGTGCGCATCCGGTCAGCCGGGCGTCGTTGCGCCCGGCCAGTTCCCCGGCCCGCCCGCAGGGGTCGTCGTCGAGGGGCGCGTCGCCGTCGAGGACGGCCTGCCACTTCGTGGGGTCGAGCAGCACCTTCAGCCACTGGCCGGTGAGCTGGTCCCGCACGTCCTGGGCCGCCGCGAGCGCCGCGGCGTCGGCGGCCGTCTGGGCGCCGCCCCGGTTCACCGCCGCCTGGCCGACCGCGAGATAAGCGAGCGCGAGAAAGAGCAGGCCCGCCACCACCGTGAGATAGATGGGGAAAGCCTGCCCTGCGTCGCGGCCCGGCCCGTTCAGCCGCCGGTGACCTCGGAGATCTTCGAGGTGATCGCGTCGTAGATGGTCTGCCCGATGCTCGTCCCGGTGATCGCCAGCACGATCGCCACCACCACCGCGATGATGCCGAGGTACTCCACCGCGGTCTGCCCCCGGT comes from the Streptomyces sp. SUK 48 genome and includes:
- a CDS encoding pilus assembly protein TadG-related protein — its product is MNGPGRDAGQAFPIYLTVVAGLLFLALAYLAVGQAAVNRGGAQTAADAAALAAAQDVRDQLTGQWLKVLLDPTKWQAVLDGDAPLDDDPCGRAGELAGRNDARLTGCAPDGPLKYRAEVRTDKSVGHSVVPGTEKFRSTASATAEIEPLCTFELPPKGAGGGAARGAAKPELPRLTCKDKVWNLDPDDPAGLPGPEDLFDVHLAD
- a CDS encoding membrane protein, giving the protein MSKWFNTTVTYLMTRAARNDRGQTAVEYLGIIAVVVAIVLAITGTSIGQTIYDAITSKISEVTGG